Proteins co-encoded in one Eschrichtius robustus isolate mEscRob2 chromosome 8, mEscRob2.pri, whole genome shotgun sequence genomic window:
- the OR6V1 gene encoding LOW QUALITY PROTEIN: olfactory receptor 6V1 (The sequence of the model RefSeq protein was modified relative to this genomic sequence to represent the inferred CDS: inserted 2 bases in 1 codon; deleted 2 bases in 2 codons) produces the protein MGPGGVRSQSGKRWYREWVSSAVSNFSVVREFVLLGFSHLHEFQTLLFAFILLIYVLTVLGNLAIVTLTCLDSRLHSPMYCFLCNFSLVEVLVASTVVPRMLADLLSTPRTMSLAERLTRSFFSFSLGSTNFLILTVMAFGCYVAICRPPHYATITNGPVCVKLVVVCWVVGFLSIISLTLQKTQLWFCGRNIIDHYFCDSAPPLKLSCSDTQHVELVDFFLSFLALRAAALLLFVASYILTVAAVLRMPSSSGHQRPFRRXTSHLTVLLLGYGSAIFIYLRPGKGHSTRLNEVVAPFLNLFIFTFPNEKVREVIEDVSERILLRDPATHR, from the exons ATGGGGCCGGGTGGGGTGAGATCACAATCGGGGAAGCG ATGGTACAGAGAATGGGTATCAAGCGCAGTGAGTAACTTCAGCGTCGTCAGGGAGTTTGTGCTCCTGGGATTTTCTCATCTGCATGAGTTCCAGACCCTCCTGTTTGCTTTCATCCTATTGATATATGTGCTGACGGTGCTGGGGAACCTGGCCATTGTCACCCTCACATGCCTGGACTCCCGCCTCCACTCACCCATGTACTGCTTCCTCTGCAACTTCTCCCTCGTGGAGGTGCTGGTCGCCTCCACTGTGGTCCCTAGGATGCTGGCCGACTTGCTGTCCACTCCCAGAACCATGTCCCTGGCTGAACGCCTGACCcggtctttcttttccttctccctgggCTCCACCAACTTCCTTATCCTC ACAGTCATGGCCTTCGGTTGCTACGTGGCCATCTGCCGTCCTCCGCACTACGCGACCATCACGAACGGGCCAGTCTGTGTGAAGCTGGTGGTGGTCTGCTGGGTGGTTGGGTTCCTCTCCATCATCTCCCTGACCCTGCAGAAAACCCAGCTCTGGTTCTGCGGCCGCAACATCATTGACCACTACTTCTGTGACTCTGCCCCGCCGCTCAAGCTGTCCTGCTCCGACACGCAGCACGTCGAGCTCGTGGACTTCTTCCTGTCCTTT CTCGCTCTTCGTGCTGCCGCCCTGCTGCTCTTCGTGGCCTCGTACATCCTCACTGTGGCTGCAGTGCTGCGCATGCCCTCCTCCTCCGGGCACCAGAGGCCGTTCCGCCG CACCTCCCACCTCACGGTGCTGCTTCTGGGCTACGGCAGCGCCATCTTCATCTACCTGAGGCCAGGCAAGGGCCACTCCACGCGGCTCAACGAGGTGGTGGCCCCATTCCTCAACCTCTTCATCTTCACCTTCCCGAATGAGAAGGTCAGAGAGGTCATTGAGGATGTGTCCGAAAGGATCCTCCTCAGAGACCCAGCCACCCACAGATGA
- the LOC137768598 gene encoding LOW QUALITY PROTEIN: MSL complex subunit 3-like (The sequence of the model RefSeq protein was modified relative to this genomic sequence to represent the inferred CDS: deleted 1 base in 1 codon), with product MSRSEGMKFKFHSGEEVPCFEPDPTKARVLDDATIVDVIVGKDEKGRKIPEYLIHLSGWNRSWDRWAAEGHVLRDTDENQRLQRKLARKAVARLRSTGRKRRRCRLPGVDSVLKSLPAEEKDENVENSVSSSSDDSSEEKDEEISEESDIEEKTEVKEEPELHAKKEMEERTVTIEIPEVLKKKLEDDCYYINRRKRLVKLPCQTNIITILESYVKHFAIIAAFSANERPRHHYAMPHANMNVQYIPAEKNVDLCKEIVDGLRITFPGRIFDYTLPLVLLYPYEQVQYKKVTSSKFFLPIKEGTTNTSRNQEELSPSPPLLNPSTPQSTESQRATGEPATPKRRKAEPEALQSRRRSTRHFASCDRLPESSASPQPKRRQQDTSASTPKLFLHLEEKTSVHSRSSSPVPLTPSKEGSAVFAGFEGRRTNEINEVLSWKLVPDSYPPADQPPPPSYIYGAQHLLRLFVKLPEIPGKMSFSEENLKALLKHFDLFLRCLAEYHDGFSPVCLCCCL from the exons ATGAGTCGGAGCGAGGGCATGAAATTTAAATTCCACTCAGGGGAGGAAGTGCCGTGCTTCGAGCCTGACCCCACCAAGGCGCGCGTGCTGGACGATGCCACGATTGTCGATGTTATTGTTGGGAAAGACGAAAAAGGCAGAAAGATCCCAGAATATCTGATCCATTTGAGTGGTTGGAACAGAAGCTGGGATAGATGGGCAGCTGAAGGTCATGTCCTTCGTGACACCGATGAAAATCAGAGATTACAGCGTAAATTGGCAAGAAAAGCTGTAGCTCGCCTGAGAAGcacaggaagaaagaggaggcGCTGCAGGTTGCCTGGTGTGGACTCTGTCTTAAAAAGCCTACCTGctgaagaaaaagatgaaaatgttGAAAACTCAGTCAGCAGTTCCTCTGATGACAGTAGTGAAGAAAAGGATGAAGAAATAAGTGAAGAAAGTGATATTGAAGAAAAGACTGAAGTGAAGGAAGAACCAGAGCTGCACgca aaaaaggaaatggaagaaagaacAGTAACTATAGAAATCCCTGAAGTTCTGAAGAAGAAGCTTGAGGACGATTGTTACTATATCAACAGGAGGAAACGGTTAGTGAAACTTCCGTGCCAGACCAACATCATAACTATTTTGGAATCGTACGTGAAGCATTTTGCTATCATTGCAGCCTTTTCAGCCAATGAGAGGCCTCGTCACCATTACGCTATGCCACACGCCAACATGAATGTGCAATATATCCCAGCAGAAAAGAACGTTGACCTTTGTAAGGAGATTGTGGATGGATTAAGAATaaccttccctg gaAGAATATTTGATTATACTCTCCCATTGGTTTTGCTCTATCCATATGAACAAGTTCAGTATAAAAAGGTGACTTCGTCCAAATTTTTTCTTCCGATTAAGGAAGGTACCACAAACACTAGTAGGAACCAGGAGGAGCTCTCTCCAAGCCCACCTTTGTTGAATCCATCCACACCACAGTCCACAGAGAGTCAGCGAGCCACAGGCGAACCGGCCACCCCCAAAAGGCGCAAAGCCGAGCCGGAAGCCTTACAGTCTCGGAGGCGGTCCACACGCCACTTTGCCAGTTGCGACAGGCTGCCTGAGAGCAGCGCCTCGCCTCAGCCCAAGCGCCGGCAGCAGGACACGTCTGCCAGCACGCCCAAGCTGTTCCTGCACCTGGAAGAGAAGACATCTGTTCACAGCAGATCATCCTCGCCTGTTCCTCTGACCCCAAGCAAGGAAGGGAGTGCGGtgtttgctggctttgaaggcagAAGAACTAATGAAATAAATGAGGTCCTCTCCTGGAAACTTGTACCCGACAGTTACCCCCCAGCTGACCAGCCACCTCCACCCTCTTACATTTATGGGGCACAACACTTGCTGCGATTGTTCGTGAAACTTCCAGAAATCCCTGGAAAGATGTCCTTTTCTGAGGAGAATCTGAAGGCTTTACTGAAGCACTTTGATCTCTTTCTGAGGTGTTTAGCAGAATACCATGATGGCTTTTCCCCAGTCTGCCTATGTTGCTGCCTGTGA